The stretch of DNA TTTGACGGAAGAAGAACGTCTAAGTAATCAGAGGGAAGTGAATCAAGAACAGCATCGACATCTGCCTGGTTCTGCGGTATTACTCCGCCGTTGGCCGATTTTATAAGATCTACAATTCCTGTGGCACCTGCGATATATCTTTGGCCGCCGAGATCTCCTTCAAGACTCTCGAGGTAATTCAACACATCAGGTCTTGTTACATCCGCTCCTTCGACTATCAATACTACAGAATCCGACCCGAATATTTCGGTGTAATGCATGAGGAGGGAACCGACCGGTTTATCGGTATCAAGGTAGGTCTCGGTTCCAGTCTCCATCGTTATCATTGTTGCGCCATATATACCAAGCAACAACACCGTGATAATCAGACCTGCAACCACAAACGGTCTTTTATTTATCGATTGTGCTATAAATTCAAACGGCGATTTCAATATTATCATCCTCCGGCCTGAGCCGTACATATTCCTGCGTCATTTAATTAGATTTTTTAAAGTAGGTTATTCACGCGTCGATCCGTTATTTATCAGGAGAAATCTTCTTCTCCGTTCCGGACAAAATGCCGGCAGGCAGTACATAATCGGAGATTATACTCCAGGTAATCCCGGCGGCAATATGATTATCTTCGGTTTTCAAAACATCAATTCCAAGACTTTTTGCAAAACTGTACATTCTTTTTTTGTCATTGATAACAAATAAGCCATTATTGCAGGGCGAATTTATAATCCCGATTATCTCTTTTAGGTAATATTCAGGTATGCGGCCTTCATTTAAAAGCGTAAAATGAAGGAATTCGATGAGCTGCATATAGTACTGAGGAGGTGTAAAGCCGGCATCCTCCCATATGCCTCCGGTCTCAAGGTTTTTTTCATATTTACAGAGATGACCGCTACAGGCGCTGATTTCTGTTTTCATTGTAAGGCCCCTTTATACAAAGACACAATTTTAAAGTTCACAAAAGATCCGGTTTCCCGGAATCATACATACAACCGGAATAATTATTCAAAGCTGTAATTTTGATATCAAATAAACTTCATTTACTTCCTGACAGATTTCTTTCGCAGAACTTCAATATAATTTCAATAAGTCAGAAGATAATATCTGGCCAACTCCAAAAGTTTTTAGCAGAAAATCGTGAACTAACGGACTCCTTTTATTGATACAAGAGGTGTTGCCGCGGCTTTTTCATCAGCAGTTTGATGTTCTGGTGAATATATCATGACATTAAAATTCACAACAGAAAGAAGAAGATTATCATAACTGGTCGCTGCCAAAGGGACATTACAGGATAGGGGTTAAAACATAAAATCCTGAAATTCCTGCTTTATCCGGGTGGTTTTTTAATTCCTGCTCCCTTTTATGAATTTTTAGCGAATATGACAATTTCGGACATCTTCCCTGTTGCTTAAAATATATATTGAAGGCAGAACCAATTATTTGATTGAAACTCACGGAGTTGTAAATGCTGGAAACCACGATTGAGACTCTTAAAAAACTTGGATTCACCGAGTATGAGGCGAGGGCGTACATATCGCTTATAGGGTTCGGAATGGCAACCGCACGTGAAATTCATGAAAACAGCGGTGTTCCCCAGGGAAGAATTTACTCGGTATTGAGAAGTCTGTCCGACAAAAATTTCATTGAGATCCAGGACGGAAATCCCTCGTATTACTATGCCGCAAATCCGGTTGCGAGACTTAGTAAACTAAAGACGGAGATAAACGATTCGATAAACGAATCGATCGAATACCTTTCAAATCTTTATCTCAACTCGAAGCCGCCTTCACCCATATGGGCTATCCACTCAGAATGGGGTATCAAGAACAGAATAAAGACTCTTGTTCAGGGCGCAAACAAAGAGATTATCATTTTTGTCGACGACATCTCCTTTTTCGAATGGGTGAGACCGGAGTTGAAAAAAGTAAAAAAGAAGGTAAATGTCGAGATATATGCCAGGAACAAGGCTGATTTTGCAGGATCTAATTTAAGAGTGACTGAATATTCGGAAAAAATGTACTTATTGTGGGCGAAGATAGCCTCTATGGAAAAAAATATTCACGAAGCCCCTAAATCCAAGATGAATATGATAATCGATGAATCAACGGGTTTATTCATAGGAAAAACACAGGGAGAGGTTACAGGAGTTATTATGCAGGTGCCGCAGCTTGTATACACGTTAAGGGCTTTTATGAAGATGCTTGAAGAGGATTAATGGTACGCGAACAGGATACAAAGCAGAAGTTTAAGCGAATTTCTCAGGTCGAACAATTCATGGAGGGATGTTGTCATCTCCGGTGTCCGGCTTGATGAAGATATGACTATGATTACTTTTTTTTGATTTTGAATAAAATAGTGGTTTAAATTAAGGTATAAATCGATGACTAATGATCATCCAGGATTTTGCTATGGCAAATAACATTCACGGAGCAGGAGGGGACGCTTGTCCGTCCCCGAGTGCGACCTATCGCCATGAGGGGGAGGGTTATAGGGAGGGGGAATCTTCCCCCTCCCTGTCATTGCAAAATATCTTGGTTTTTCTAATCGAATGTTCTATAAAAAATTAAGATTGTTTCAGGCAGTCATCATTTTGCAGAGAGAGATAATATCCTGAACAATTGATTTTTTCTATAGAGGAATTTTATAAAAATTTATAAGCTCTTTTACAATTTTAATAATTATATTATGGTTTACAGCAATAGGAAAAACACTTTCTGTGTAATTTTTCCTGTCCTGATTATTTTAATTTGCTGGTTTGGATATCCCTATATTTCACCTATTTTTTCAAATATGCTTCAAAATCCATTTTTTATCTTGTTAATAGCTTGTATTGAATTATTAGGGGTATACTTGCTTTTAGCATTACTGTCAGCGTTTATATTTTTCGTCTTCATATGGAGTGTATTTCCATCAATTTCTCAACTGGGAGTCTATAAAAAATTAAATACCGAAGATCCACTTAATGGAGAATCCTTAGGCACGAAAATAAAAAAAATCTATAAAATTAACTTTATTCTCTCAATCTTTTTGATGATAGTGATATTATACTTTTTATATCCATCTACCGGCACAACTACCTTTGATTCAACTGCCACGACATTTTCAGAAATAGATCATATATACATCTTAGCGTTTGCTTTTGTTCCAGCATTCTTATTATCAATAAGAGTTCTAGCAAATCCAACAAAAAATGTTTTTTCAAGCCCTATTATTAATTATTATGCCCATCCCGCTGACAAAAAGGAGTTTATTAAATCTTTTAAAAAAGACGTGATCTCTTTTTATGCTGCATTAATTATGGCGGCAATAATATTTTTTTACTTGAAAATAATGCAGGCACAATTAAATAATCAATTAGAAGAGGAATTAATTAAATTTTATCCACAGATTGATAGTATAGCTCTATGTATCTTAATTGTTACTTACTTTATAATATTATTAATTACAACCGCCTTTGGAGAATGGTTCTTAACAAAATTTCCACCATATGAAAGACTATAGGTACTTATTTTTCTCCTGAACAAACAACCATCAATCCCTATCTTCACCAAATCCATTTTCTTCTTTGAACATATCACTCTAAGAAAAACTACTCAAAAGAAAAAAATTCATCCAGTTCCGTCTTCCCAGCGACTTTGTGAAGCCCCGCGAGATCCTTAAAAGGCCGTTTTGCAGCGATCGATGCCGCGGTCTTCTTCCCGATTCCCGGGATCTGCTTAATCGTCTGGACAGTGACCTCGTTCATCCGTATCGGGTATTGGAATCCTGTTATCGATCTTTGACCCCAGCCGGCGACCACCGCATCTATATGCTCTCCCTTCACTATCTTCTGCGGAACGCCGACGAGTATTGGGTACGATCCCATCTGTCTCCCGAACGATGTGTTCCCCTCCTCTTCGATTATGACATCCCTGAGAATTGTCCCACGTGGAAAGACCTTCATGAGCATAGGGTGATCGAAGTTTTTTCTGGCATCTTCCTTGAATTTCCTGAAGAGATCGTCGTACATCCCGATTGAATTCTCCTCCCACGCCTTCGTACCTTCGAACGGCATGACCTGCCGTATGTTCACCCTCCTCACAAGAAGTCCGGAGCTGAGAACCTCATTTAAAAACCGCAAATTCAGGTCATATGTCGCAGGCGATTCTCCTTTCAGGCCGAGAACGAAATTGAGGCCGGGAAGAAGATGGGGGATTCCATTCTCCCTCATGCCGCCGACCTCGTTGACTATCTCGATCGCCCTCATAACCTGTTCCGGCAGTGCCTTCAGGTTGTTCTCCCGGACTACAACAGGATCTGCCGACTCCATACCGAAGGCAGCGACATCGCCGGGAGTGTGCCACCGGACAATTGCCTTCAACGCCTCTTTTGCCGCCTCTTCATGCTCGAAGATATTTCTCGGGTTGATGTTGTCTATATGCAGCGTCTTCAGTCCGGGCGCGGCAGACCTTATTCCGCTGAAGAGATGCTCTATCTTTTCAGGATCGGGGCAGGGGAACTCACCTCCGCGGACACCGTATGTCAGCAGGTCGGGCTGCCTCCCTACCCTGAAGTGACGCACTCCCGAATCATAAAGCGCCTTCACCTCGGCATGAACTCCCGCGGCGTTCCTGAACTCCGGCTCGCCGTAAAGGAACTCTGTGCAGAACGAACAGCCTCCCGACACATACCTCGAGCACCCGCGGGCCGTTTCAAGCTCACAGATTATGTCTGGGAACCCGGGATGCTTTTGTACTATTCCCGCACCCGCTACAGCGAATTCATCGATCCTTTCATAATCGAAGTTCCCGTAGGACTCACCTTCACGAATCACGGAGTCCACGGCAGAACCGATCTCACCTTCAAGGACAAAATCAAATGGAGAAAAGCACTGCTTCTCGGCTGCATCTCCGCCGCCCTTCGACGAACCGAATATCACAGGACCGCCAACCATTGTTGCCGGCCTGTTTAGTGACGAGCCGATCTGCAGGATCTCGGCAGCCTTCGCAGGTGTTCCACCGAGGTACTTCCCCGGAACCGACACTCCTGTAATCAGGAGTACATAGTCGGCATTCTGGGCATTCTGAAGGAGATACGGATCTTTTCTGACCTGATCGATTGTAAGATAGTCGGCAGAGATCCCATTCTTCTCAAATGCACCCGCCGCATAGCGGATATAGGGGGATATGTACGGCGGAACACCAAAACATGCAGGCTCGTCGATATAGCCGTCGATGATTACTGCCTTAGAGGTCATATCCGATCTCCTTTAAGAGATCGCGGGCTATCATCAGTTTCCCGCGCTTCACCGGGTTTACACTGCAATCGTCCAGGTCGAAACCGATGATCCGTATCTTCGATGAACCCAGCTCCTCAGCAGCGAAGATCGCACGGTCGCCGTCGGTAAATCCCCCTAAATTGTGAACATTCCCAAAAGGTTTCCCCTGAGTCGTAAGAACAAGCGGCCCCCCAAAGAGAGGAATCCACTTCTTCAAAAGAGGAATATTGTCGCCATGAGCATGAACGACCATAATGGTGCCTTCGGAATTCATTTCGATGAACGAGTCTTCGCACCCGTCGAGATCGGTAAAGACAACGTCCGGACGGATTCCGTTTTTATACAACAAATCGGCGGCGGCATCGGCAGCGATCACTGTTCCTTCGATCAGGTGCAATTCGTCCTTAAGGCACGGCGCGTTGCCGCACACAGTAACGACTGCCCCGGAGCACGCGTCCTTCAGGAGGGAGAGATCGTCTCTTGAAGAGAGATCCGATGCAAAATGTGCAGCCTTGTCGTCATCAGCCGGATCGAATCCGAAAAAATCGAGAATCCTCCTGTAATGAGGCTCCCATTCTTCATATCTCATTTGATTCTTCTTTGCCCAGACCCACCTGGTCTGCGAATTTTTCAAGAATAGGATCGATAACAAGAGACAATAGCTCTTCTTTGTTCTTTACCATTGAAAATGAGTTCAGCGGAATTCTCGCGGCAGCCATATTCGCATGCCCTCCCGCCTCGCCGATATCCGAGAACGCATCCTTCAGGACATTTCCGACATGGAGGCGGATATCCTTGTTGCGTGCGGATATCGTGATGCTGTCATCGCCGATACCGTACGCAATCGCCGTATTCACGCCCTCGAGCTGTATAAGAAGATCGGCAGCCTGCGGGATTACATCCCTGTTCCGCACGTAGCCGACGTTTGTGAACAGGTAACCGCTCTGGAGTTTTCTGTTCTTTATGGCGTCTCCAAGCGCTTCGAGCGTTTCGAGAGCCATAGACGGGGAGGTAATCTTCGAGAGAAGATCGCTGTCTGTCAGCGGAAGAAGGAAAGCAGCATAATTCAGATCCTGGGGGGTTGTGTTTCTTGTAAATTCTTTTGTATCCGCACGGATACCATATAAAAGAGCAGTTGCGACCTTCTGGTCGATGTTTACACCCAGTTCCTGGATGTATTGCGTCATTATTGATGCAGTTGCACCGGCACCGGGCCTCACATCAACAAAACGCCCCGGCTTTGAATTCTGGTCGGATATCTGGTGATGATCGACAATTATATCGACCTCTTTCCCGGATTCGAGCGCGTTGTTCTCCCCTGGTGCAGACGAATCGACAAGAGCGATATAATCGCACTCGTCTATTGCCTCTGCGGTGGCCTTCTCCATTTCGATATCCAGGAGAGTTACGAATGCGCGATTTTCCTGGTGCCCAATCTTGCCATCATATAAAATACGGCAGTTGAGCTGTTTGTCCGTAACATCCTTTGCTATCGCGCAAAGAGCCATTGCACTCGAAATCGAGTCAGGATCGGGATTCGTGTGGAGGACAATTCCAAGAGTTCCCTCCATTTCCGAGAGGTAATGATAGAGTTTTCTCGCAAGCCTCGATGAATGAAGTCTCCTTGTAAGATGAACAACGTTCTTTGCAAAGACTTCCTGGGGATAGAGGGCGATATCCGCGCCCGCCTGTTCAAGGAGGGAGAGACTGAGTTTGTCCACCGCCCTTGCAACCACATAAACCGACGGATATTTCTCCTTTATCCTTTTAACAGCCTCAAGATTCGCATTCTTGTCATTGGAGAGGACAAAAACAACCTCCGGCAGGGGCAGATCGTTCAGGAAACCGGGGTCGGTAATGTTCCTGACAATAGCATCGAAATTCTGGTCCCTAAGGTCTTCAACTCTCTTTACATCACTGTCAATGACAATTACCTGTTCGGAATCACGGACAAGATTCTCAACTACATTATATCCTATGCTACCGCATCCGAGGACGATATATTTGATCCTGTCCTTCGATCCATTCTGCAGGCTATCGGGCATCTATTACTACATTATCTTTCTACATGTATTTAGGCAATTTCCGAAACGTTTATTTTGAAATAAGAACCACTCAATAAAGCACAATGAATGGGCCTGTAGCTTAGTCAGGCAGAGCGACGGACTCTTAATCCGTAGGCCAGGGGTTCAAATCCCTTCAGGCCCGTTTTTGCAACATTTTTGCAGATTTTTTAAAAAATAAAGAAATCTCTGACGGTTTTATTCAGGATTTTTTCAAGTATAAAATTTAGTTTTCCCTTAGTCCCCGATCTGGACCAGCATGTCTTCAAGGCTCGGGTAATGCGATTCGATCTTCTTCACCCTGCCGCCCGAGGATGTGATCCTTTCGGTGAGCATGTTCAGGGATTCGATGTCGGTGACTGTGCCAAGATAGACATCCCCCACCCTGTCGTAATGATCCATGCACTCCTCAAACTCCTTAACATCATCCGCCATGAATTCCACGCTGTAGGAGATCGAACCGTATTCATCCCTGAGTTCATCCATCGAGCCGAGTGCGACGATCCTGCCCCTCTGCAGAATCATGATCTGATCGCATACCTCCTCGACCTGGTAGAGATTGTGAGCACTTAACAGGATGGTTTTCTTGTTTTCCTTCTTCATGCTCATCAGGAACTCACTGATGTAACGGGATGTCATCGGGTCGAGACCTGAGGTCGGTTCGTCATACACAAGAAAAGAGGGGTCGTGAATCAGGGACCGGGCAATCGCCACCTTTCTCTTCATTCCCTTGGAGAGTTCACCCAGTTTTTTATTTCCTGCATCGAGATTCAGGCGGTCGAGGAGCGTATCGCTTCTCTCCTTTATTTTATCGGGTGAAAGCCCGTAGATCTCACCGAAGAACGAAAGGTAGCCCTTCACGTTCATAGTCTCGTAAAGCCTCGATTCTTCGGGAAGATAGCCCAGCCTCTCCTTGAGGGCGTCCGGGTTTTTGATTACGTCTATTCCTCCGATCTCAAGCTCCCCCGATGTAGGAGCAATCAGCCCGGACATTATCTTGAGGAGTGTAGTCTTGCCCGCTCCGTTGTGACCTATTATGCCGAATATCCCGGTATCGTCACGTTCGAAACTGGCACCGTCGAGGGCGTGGAAACCGTTGTAATCTTTGACTATCGATCGGGCTTTAATCATATCAAACAGCGTTATTTTTTGCCAGAACCTTAATAAAGCTTATTATATCACTAATTATTACGAAGAGGGAGGTGTTTTTTGGGCGTTGCACAATGGTTCAATGAGGTAGCCACTATTGCAAAATGGGAACTGAAGCGCTTTTCAGGAACCATGAGCAGGGACATCCTTCCCGTCGCAATAATACTCTTTGTACTTCTTATCGGTGCAACGGGCCTGACCCAGCAGAGCGGACTTCACCTCCAGGACGAGATCTATACGGCAGGATCGGATTCCGATACCGCATCGGGAATTCTTTTAAGCGATTCAAGATTTACGGTTTATTCAATCCCACAAGGAAGTCGGCCTTCGGGATTCGACCTGGTCGTGTCGGGCGGCAATGTCTATGCAGCCGATACCGACAAAGGAATGGCTGCCCTGAAGGCATTCGATAAGGACTACTCGAACTACAAAATTGCACTTTACAACAGGGAAAGAGACCTCTTCGCGGCATACCCTCTCTGGATCGAGGAGCAGACCGTAGAGAGCGAGCTCGACTTCACTGCCACGCAGATTGGCACAATGGGTTATTACCGTCTCAACCCGAACGAGATTCCGACTCCCGATAACCCGGGAGGATATGTCTCCCCGCCGTCGGGTGATATCGACATCTCGATAGAAGAGCTCAGAAACGAACTCATCGCAGGGGAGGGGCAGGACGACCAGCTCAGCAGGTACTCGGATGTAATCAGCGGTGAAGGGATCGAACTGGAATACAAGATCCCCTCGCAGATGTCCCCGTCACTCCCGTTCGATTCGATAATACTGGTCTTCGTCTTCATATTCCCGCTCTATTTCACGTCGCAGTTCTACATGATGAGCATAATGAACGAAAGGATCGAAAGAAGCGGAGAGGCGCTTCTCTCCACCCCGCTATCCGGGTGGCAGATAATTACAGGAAAGGGCCTTCCGTATTTCCTCATGATGCTGGGAATCACCGCGGTCCTTACGGCATTCACAGGCGGGGAATTCCTGATACTTCTCCCTATATTTCCGGTAATACTCTTCTTCCTCGCATTCGCCCTTTTAATTGGGATGCTGGCGAGGAGTTTCAAGGAGCTCTCGTTCATATCTATCTTCTTCTCGACCGTAGCGACATCCTACATATTCTTCCCGAGCATCTTTGCCAACATCCATATCATCGGCAAGGTCTCCCCCCTGACCCTTGTGATCATGACCCTTGAAGGAGAGAGTTATACAGGCCTCGATTATGTCTATTCGACCGCCCTCTTCTTCCTTACAAGTGCAGTCATATTCTACATCTCGGCAAAGAACTTCAGCGAGGAGAGGCTCTTCAGCTACAACAAACTGATGGCACGCATAAGGGAGTTCATCAGCACCATAATCTCACGGAGATGGACTAATACATCCCTGCTGCTGATCGCTGCACTCACGATCCCATTCGTGTTCATGGCGCAGCTGATGTGCCTCGTCCTCTTCTTCAACCTCCCGATGCCGACATCCCTCATTCTGATGCTCGTCTCTGCGGCATTCATCGAGGAGTTCGCAAAATCGATAGGCATCTACACTATAGCGTACGACAGGCCGGAATGGCTCACATGGAAGAACATCGCGGTCGCCTCACTTGCCGTTGCGGCAGGATTCCTTGCAGGAGAAAAGCTGCTCCTGTTCGCAACGCTGGCGGAGATCTCCGAATCGGTCTTCGGGGAGATCATGTTCACAAGCCTTCAGGTTCTCTGGATGCCGCTGACACTTCACTTTGCCGGAATCTTCACAACGGCGGTGATCCTGAAATTCGGAGGGAGAAGGGCATACATCCCCGCTCTTATGACGGCGACTTTAGTACATACGGCATATAATACGTACTTCATATTCTTCGGGGGTATCTGAAGATGAATTCCGGAAATCTCAAAATAATTGCAAAGAAGGAAATGTCGGGACTTGTCAGCGAGAAGACAATCATACTTGCGATCATCCTCCAGGTATTCATTGCGATGTTCTCGTCATTCCTGCTTGTAGGGCTTGCATCCATGTACAACCCCGACGCAATAAGCAGCTATGCACACTTCAGGTACCCCATAGGATATGTCGGAAACGATACGCCCCTTCTCGAACACCTGAAGAACGACAGGGATTTCGTAGTCTACGAAGTGTCTCTGTCCGACGGAGTTGCCCTGCTCAAGGAGAGAAAACTGGCGGCGGTCGTCTGGGCCCCCGATACGTCGGAATATGCAGACATTCCAATAAAAGTGACCACCTATACGATAGAAAACGACATCCAGTCAAGTATTGTAAACGCCAGACTGAAGAATACATTCCTCGAGTACGAGGACCGCCTGCGTGATATAAGGAGCTATCGTATCGAGAATACACCGGTACCCCTGAACCTGCCGGAAGCGGATGCATCCGCGGACTTTTACGAGTTCGTATACGGTTTGCTGATCCCACTCCTGGTACTGATGCCCGCAATAATCTCAGGCGCCATGATCATCGATCTCATCACCGAAGAGTACCAGAAGGATACTCTGGAGACGCTGATGTCGGCTCCGATCACGTTCCCCGAGGTGATCTGGGGGAAGATCCTGTGCTGTTTCCTCATAGTGCCCGTACAGGTGACAGGATGGTTGATCCTCCTGATTGCAAACGGGATACAGGTGGAAGGAGTGATACCGATTATCCTCCACGTATCCGTCGCCTCGCTGATAATAATCATGCTCGGGGCTCTCACGGCTCTAAGATACCGTGAAAGGACGAATGCACAGTTCGTATTTTCAACCGCTCTTGTCGTTGTGATAATTGCTGCACTCGCTTTCCCGATGAATCCCGGAAATCTCATAGTCCTCCTTTCGGTAGGATCGATAGGGCCTGAGCACTGGATTATACTGGCACTAATGATCCTCGTTGCCATACTGCTTGGATTCCTGATGACGAAATATGCAGAGCGGATCCGCGACATGGCGATAAAATGAAACAAGGTAAATAGACGGATACAATACTGTATAGTATAATCAAAGGACTGATTAAGATGGGTTTTGGGAGAACTATTCTTATAATTGCAGTTATAGCTGTTGCTCTTATCGCATTGTCCGGAACAGTGTCTGCGGCGGCCTCTGCGTCTTCGGATGAACTGACGATCAACGTCTCCAGTGATGTCATTACAATAGGCGACATCGTTTCGATAAAAGGAACAGTAGCCGGCAGCGATTCAAAGACCATTTACATCTACCTGACAGGAGTAGATCTTCCTTCAAAGGGAACCGCACTTGTCGGAGATATCAGGAACGGAAGGCTTCCGTATGAACAGAAATACCTCTCCGGGCCGAGCTGGGACTACTCCTGGGATACCGGACTGATTATCGGAGGCCTCGAACAGGGAACCTACACGATATATGTATCTACTGACGACAGCGGCGTGGATAAGCTGAAAGAAGGAACATATGTCTCAAAGGAGGTCGAGATCATCGACCCTTCGGTTGCTACCGAATCATCCCCGGGAGAGATACTGCTGGTAATTGGGTCTCTTGCGGGAGTATTCATGCTGGCGAAATTTTACAGGAGAAAGTAAAGAACCTGAAGAGCTTCACAGGGCTTTCAGGTTGAGATTCCCTTTTTTCAAAGCACAATTAATAAAAGCTTGCGGGTTATAATACCCTCTGATTATTATGTCGAAAAAATTGGTGATTGGAGCAATCGCGATTCTTGCGATTCTGCTTATAGCTGCATCTCCTGTTTCCGCGGAACAGATTGTGGGAAACCAGATCGGATGGCTGACCTTCCACACGAACGTGGACGGGGCCACGATCTATATCAACGGAAATGCAGTAGGGACAACGGTCAACCAGCAGTATACATACACGGTCTACCTTGACGGTAGCCCGTCGAGCATGCCGAGTACTGCGTATGCAGCCAAAAGCGGTTACAGCAACAGCAATGCGATAGGGCTCAGTATCCCCTCAGCAGGAGAGACAAATGATTACTACCTGACCCTGAACCCGAACACGCCCACAACGGGTTCAATCTACGTCCAGTCCTCGCCCACAAATGCGATGGTCTACATAGACGGGACATACTACGGCAGAACACCTCAGAGCATTACAGGTCTTTCCACCGGATCCCACTCTGTTCTGGTCCAGAAGAGCGGGTACGAAGACTGGTCGACGACAACATCGGTAAGCGGCGGGGGAACGACTACAGTCTATGCAACTCTTACAACAGTGGAGAAATACGGATCGATCACTGTAACATCCACACCTTCAGGCGCCTCCGTTTATCTTGACGGAAATTACCAGGGAACGACACCTATGACAATCTCCGGTGTTGTAAAGGGCGGTCATATGGTTGAACTGGAGAAATCCGGCTATTACGAATGGAGCGGGCAGGTAACTGTATATGCAGGCCAGACCACAATGGTAAGCCAGATCATGAACCAGATACCCAACCCCTCGACAGGAACGATCTCGGTCTCATCGACACCCGGCGGGGCATATATCTACCTTGACGGTGCCTACGAAGGCGTGACCCCGTATTCCGGCAGCTACATAATCCAGAACGTAGAGTCAGGCAGCCACACGATTACGGCCAGGCTCAGCGGGTACCAGACCTCAACAGTTCAGACCACC from Methanolacinia petrolearia DSM 11571 encodes:
- a CDS encoding PEGA domain-containing protein, translated to MSKKLVIGAIAILAILLIAASPVSAEQIVGNQIGWLTFHTNVDGATIYINGNAVGTTVNQQYTYTVYLDGSPSSMPSTAYAAKSGYSNSNAIGLSIPSAGETNDYYLTLNPNTPTTGSIYVQSSPTNAMVYIDGTYYGRTPQSITGLSTGSHSVLVQKSGYEDWSTTTSVSGGGTTTVYATLTTVEKYGSITVTSTPSGASVYLDGNYQGTTPMTISGVVKGGHMVELEKSGYYEWSGQVTVYAGQTTMVSQIMNQIPNPSTGTISVSSTPGGAYIYLDGAYEGVTPYSGSYIIQNVESGSHTITARLSGYQTSTVQTTVQGGGVATVTMPLTPVSTTTTGTLDITSNPTGANVYINNEYRGIAPLSLTLDTGEYSVKFSLTGYTDSTVTATVNAGATSTVQGSLVPVSSPTQTGVGIFSIIAAGIIGAAAFSLIARRQ
- a CDS encoding ABC transporter permease — protein: MNSGNLKIIAKKEMSGLVSEKTIILAIILQVFIAMFSSFLLVGLASMYNPDAISSYAHFRYPIGYVGNDTPLLEHLKNDRDFVVYEVSLSDGVALLKERKLAAVVWAPDTSEYADIPIKVTTYTIENDIQSSIVNARLKNTFLEYEDRLRDIRSYRIENTPVPLNLPEADASADFYEFVYGLLIPLLVLMPAIISGAMIIDLITEEYQKDTLETLMSAPITFPEVIWGKILCCFLIVPVQVTGWLILLIANGIQVEGVIPIILHVSVASLIIIMLGALTALRYRERTNAQFVFSTALVVVIIAALAFPMNPGNLIVLLSVGSIGPEHWIILALMILVAILLGFLMTKYAERIRDMAIK